The Edaphobacter flagellatus sequence CCCTTGAAGAGCAACAGCGCCGGAATTCCACGGATGCCATAACGCATCGGGGTCTGGGTGTTGGCGTCCACATCCATCTTCATGACCTTCAGTTGGCCCTGATAATGGCTGGCAACTTCATCGACGACAGGAGCGAGCGCACGACACGGTCCACACCAGGCTGCCCAGAAATCCACCAGTACAGGCTGCTCTGATTGAAGAACATCTTTCTCAAAGTTCGCATCGTTCACTTCGGTTACAAACTGTCCTGCCATTTACTTCCTCCCTAGATTTGCTCTCTCGATTGCCACCCGTCTTGAGCCGAGCAATCTACACCATAATAGATGCATAAGGGGCGCTAACGCTTCAGAACAGGCTACAGGTGTTGAAAAAGTAGCCGCAACTCAAACGACACCTGTCACTTCCGAGCTAGTCGCTTAAAGAGGAAACGCCCGGACCTCTTAGTAGAAGAGGTCAACGGGCGGCGTAGCAGCCCTCCCCAGAACTGCCCACAAGCGAAACAGTAAGAGCTTTCTGTTCAAACGTAAAGTAATCTTAGGTAACCACTGGGGCTATTACCGTATTTCAGCTCCAAGGGAAGACTCAACTCCTTTGGAAACAGTAGTTTGAACAATTTCCAGATCGGGATCGCACGCTGCTTCTCGGATCACCGGAAGCAACGCTGGAACGGAGGTATTGCCCTCTGCAATCAGAAGCACCGACGGCCCAGCCCCACTCAGCGCGACTCCAAGCACGCCTCCACTGCCAGCCAGAGGAAGCAGCCTCGGTAGCAACGGACAAACCTCCATGCGATAAGGCTGATGCACCCTGTCCTGCATCGCTGCGGCCAGCAGATCGCCGCGGCCAAGCGCAAACGCCGACACCAGCAGTGCCGTCGCCTGAATATTGGCGACGACATCGGCGCGAGAATACCGCTCCGGCAACAGCGCCCTGGCCTTGCTGGTAGAAAGGCTTGCCGAAGGCAGTGCCAGCAGAAGGCTCCAGTTGATATTTTCGTTGTATGTCGCTGTCTTAACGGCCCCTTTGTAGACCGACGAAACCGTCATGCCCCCAAGAAAACACGCCGCAACATTGTCCGGATGCCCCTCGCGGCGGCAAGCCTCTTCCAGAACCTGAGCCGGCGGCCAGCCCAGCTGCCCGAAGTGATTCGCCAGCATCACCCCCGCAACCAGCGCAGCTGCACTCGACCCGCATCCCATGCCCAAAGGAATCTCGTTATGCAGGCGCAGATGGAGGCGTGGCGAAAGCTTCCCTGCATTCGCCAGCACATCGACATAGGTCGTCAGGATGAGATTGTTCTCCACCTGTGAGCACAGATCGGCATTCCGGCCCGTCGCATCGATATGGAAGTCGCCCGTCTTCGAGACCTCAGCATCAATGGTCAGGTACATCGCCATCGCCAGTCCCAGCGAATCGAACCCCGGCCCAAGGTTCGCCGAAGTCGCAGGCAACCGAAGATGAATCGGGCCAGCAAAAGCCGTCACCGCAGAGCTCATGCGTGAACCAGCTTCATCTGCGACTCCAGCTCACGGAAGACCGTATCCGTGTCGGCCTCAAGCACAACAGGAGGCTTCCGCAGGGCCGCATGCAGCACTTGGTCGGCAGCCGAAATCTCTGCCGTCTCCTCCGCCGTAAACAGCTCGCCGCGATGGTAGTCGATCGTGTAGTTCGAATCCTTGAGCGTATGACCTGTCAGGATAAGCACCACGCGTTCCTCCCGGCCGATCTTGCCCTGCGCCACCAGCTTCTTCAACCCGGCCAGCGTTACCGCCGATGCAGGCTCGCAGCCGATTCCCTCAGCGCCGATCTCCGCCTTCGCCAGCGCAATCTCCTGCTCCGAAACCTGTTCACACCAGCCGCCCGTCGTCTGCAGAGCACGCAGCGCCTTGCGCCACGATGCTGGATTCCCGATGCGGATCGCAGTAGCGCGCGTATTCGCCTTCACCGGAATCAGCTCTGCGCCACCGTTCTCCGTGATCGTCCGATACAGCGGATTGGCGCCTTCGGCCTGAATAATGCTGATCTTCGGAACGCGCGGGATCAGGCCCAGGTGATGCATCTCCGCAAAGCCCTTGGCCAACGCCGAGCCATTCGCGAGGTTTCCGCCAGGAACAATCACGTGCTCCGGCACCTGCCACTCCAGCTGCTCCACCATCTCAAATGCAGGCGTCTTCTGCCCTTCCA is a genomic window containing:
- the trxA gene encoding thioredoxin, whose translation is MAGQFVTEVNDANFEKDVLQSEQPVLVDFWAAWCGPCRALAPVVDEVASHYQGQLKVMKMDVDANTQTPMRYGIRGIPALLLFKGGKVAEQIVGYVPKDTIDKSITKVLA
- the thrB gene encoding homoserine kinase, which codes for MSSAVTAFAGPIHLRLPATSANLGPGFDSLGLAMAMYLTIDAEVSKTGDFHIDATGRNADLCSQVENNLILTTYVDVLANAGKLSPRLHLRLHNEIPLGMGCGSSAAALVAGVMLANHFGQLGWPPAQVLEEACRREGHPDNVAACFLGGMTVSSVYKGAVKTATYNENINWSLLLALPSASLSTSKARALLPERYSRADVVANIQATALLVSAFALGRGDLLAAAMQDRVHQPYRMEVCPLLPRLLPLAGSGGVLGVALSGAGPSVLLIAEGNTSVPALLPVIREAACDPDLEIVQTTVSKGVESSLGAEIR